A part of Deltaproteobacteria bacterium genomic DNA contains:
- a CDS encoding polyprenyl synthetase family protein has product MHIQEVFDLIKADIAEMERGFKASLNSNVFLVSKVGEYILKSGGKRFRPMVMLLASRLCGYSGEKHIPLAGVIEFIHTATLLHDDVVDNANLRRGSASANTVWGDGASILVGDYLFSKAFFLTVKYGDMRVLQVLSDTTTRMAEGEVLQLLKHSDADTTEKEYLDVVTNKTAVLISAAARIAGILAGSGQEKEAALASYGMGLGIAYQLMDDCLDYVSTDESLGKSVGNDLKEGKVTMPLIRAALLASEDERAVIRDAVEGDDLDQARLKKVISIINKHKGIEYTVDRARAYVEEAKRELDIFEPGLEKAALLAVADFVLDRTH; this is encoded by the coding sequence ATGCATATCCAGGAGGTCTTCGACCTCATAAAGGCCGACATAGCTGAAATGGAGCGGGGCTTCAAGGCCAGCCTGAACTCGAACGTCTTCCTCGTAAGCAAGGTAGGGGAATATATCCTTAAGAGCGGCGGGAAAAGGTTCAGGCCCATGGTGATGCTTCTTGCCTCGAGGCTTTGCGGCTACAGCGGCGAAAAGCATATACCTCTGGCGGGCGTTATAGAGTTCATCCACACGGCTACACTCCTTCACGACGACGTGGTTGACAACGCGAACCTCCGGAGGGGGAGCGCCTCCGCCAACACGGTCTGGGGAGACGGGGCGAGCATTCTTGTCGGGGACTACCTCTTCTCCAAGGCTTTTTTCCTTACGGTCAAGTACGGCGACATGAGGGTGCTGCAGGTCCTATCGGACACGACCACGCGCATGGCCGAAGGCGAGGTCTTGCAGCTCCTCAAGCACAGCGACGCGGATACGACGGAAAAGGAATACCTCGACGTCGTGACGAACAAGACCGCGGTCCTCATATCGGCTGCCGCCCGCATAGCCGGGATACTCGCCGGGTCCGGGCAGGAAAAAGAGGCGGCCCTCGCCAGTTACGGCATGGGCCTCGGCATAGCCTACCAGCTCATGGACGACTGTCTCGACTATGTCTCGACTGACGAGAGCCTCGGCAAATCCGTGGGGAACGATTTGAAGGAAGGCAAGGTAACGATGCCTCTTATCCGCGCCGCCCTCCTCGCCTCGGAGGACGAGAGGGCGGTCATAAGGGATGCCGTCGAAGGCGACGACCTTGACCAGGCCAGGCTTAAAAAAGTTATTTCGATAATAAATAAGCACAAGGGCATCGAGTACACCGTCGACCGCGCCAGGGCCTATGTGGAAGAGGCCAAGAGGGAGCTAGACATATTCGAGCCGGGCCTTGAGAAGGCAGCCCTCCTGGCAGTGGCCGATTTCGTTCTCGACCGGACGCACTGA
- a CDS encoding TIGR02757 family protein: MDVKKLKKHLDRLYRTFDRSFLATDPLEFVHRYDRPEDREIVGLVASSLAYGRVETIKKSVSRVLEAAGPFPYRFTRRFEPEKGLTLFSGFVHRFNRGEDIACLFWFARQMIEEASSIGGFFMKGYEPSRKNIKEALSSFSERALALDSSAIYGKKRLSQKAGVRFFFPNPVDNSPCKRLNLYLRWMVRKGDGLDFGQWTGVEPCRLVMPLDTHVARISRNLGLSGRTHPDWRMAEEVTDALKELDPADPVKYDFALCRLGILERCPRKADPAKCSECLISPICVL; encoded by the coding sequence ATGGACGTTAAAAAGCTCAAAAAGCATCTGGACCGCCTCTACCGCACTTTTGACCGCTCCTTTCTTGCCACAGACCCCCTTGAGTTCGTGCACAGGTATGACCGGCCGGAGGACCGGGAGATAGTCGGGCTCGTGGCGTCATCCCTCGCCTACGGCAGGGTCGAGACGATAAAAAAGAGCGTATCAAGGGTGCTGGAGGCGGCAGGGCCATTCCCATACAGGTTTACGAGGAGGTTCGAGCCCGAGAAGGGTCTTACGCTCTTTAGCGGCTTCGTCCACAGGTTCAACAGGGGCGAGGACATCGCCTGCCTTTTCTGGTTCGCAAGGCAGATGATAGAGGAGGCGAGCTCCATAGGAGGCTTTTTCATGAAGGGATATGAGCCGTCCAGGAAGAACATAAAGGAGGCGCTCTCGTCCTTCTCGGAACGCGCGCTGGCCCTTGATTCGTCTGCCATATACGGAAAGAAGAGGCTCTCGCAAAAGGCGGGCGTAAGGTTCTTTTTTCCGAATCCTGTCGACAATAGCCCATGCAAGAGGCTCAACCTCTATCTCAGGTGGATGGTAAGGAAGGGCGACGGGCTGGATTTCGGACAGTGGACAGGCGTAGAGCCGTGCAGGCTCGTCATGCCGCTCGATACCCATGTCGCGAGAATATCGAGGAACCTGGGCCTCTCCGGAAGGACCCACCCGGACTGGAGGATGGCCGAGGAGGTCACGGACGCCCTTAAGGAGCTCGACCCAGCCGACCCGGTAAAATACGACTTCGCGCTCTGCAGGCTCGGCATACTTGAGAGGTGCCCGCGAAAGGCCGACCCCGCCAAGTGCTCCGAGTGCCTAATAAGCCCAATATGCGTCCTTTAA
- a CDS encoding MtrB/PioB family decaheme-associated outer membrane protein, translating to MKRKIGMLALGLAALGYPALSFAEDGLGGSVTLGGGFIDAKAESFKLGEYTGLSKDKAFLLAGADLSYGDGAYYLDFRAYDLGLENRRAYAEAGRLGSYRLFVEYAETPKLISNNSVTVLEGAGSTNLTLPGAFTRGTNTSLAQMPDLADHRRSVRLRLERKSGKAGFYRASGDTEMELSVERERKEGIKYIGGTSGYSGGQTRSVGLPEPVDYTTDVLRLKAAHTKEAFQAEFQYALSDFSNGRKSITFANPFNVDAGGAVLYDYCDECRISLPPDNRHHRLSLSGGLSLPYHSRLSATFEYGIMKQDDDLLPYSHNSGSTVTAAVPRGRADAEIDVTHLALNLSSRPLSGLGLKAGYRLYKTENKLSRTLFRYVKNDTAQPQAALTEAHALYSLPYDYSQNQVKLDGSYAVFPATTVRLGYTRDIIDRDLREVERTSENSYRAAVTSTYMPNVSVGLDYLQAERRGTDYDESLLYDQYHTQEYMDDVVATLGAAAQFDNHPLMRKFDVANRDRLRYGANATLTPTYNSSLSLFVNYGKDDYRDSALGLQQSKTSSVSLDGAITPVKNASIYAFYTWEDLKSRQEGWAYNGGASKLTHTADADRKWTAFHDDDIETWGLGAKLTALEKKADFDVDYSFSRSSGSIRHTAGSDISSAVIPTALPELRTRLKTLSVTGKYRLRANLSVGAGYRYEDYKSDDWAVDNYEPSSTAVSNVLTLVGPVADYEAHTGMVFLTYSL from the coding sequence ATGAAGAGGAAAATTGGGATGCTGGCCCTGGGGCTTGCGGCACTCGGGTATCCTGCGCTCTCTTTTGCAGAGGACGGCCTCGGCGGAAGCGTGACCTTAGGCGGGGGCTTTATCGACGCAAAGGCCGAATCGTTCAAGCTCGGCGAATATACCGGGTTATCAAAAGACAAGGCGTTTCTCCTTGCCGGGGCTGACTTGAGCTACGGAGACGGGGCGTATTACCTCGATTTCCGGGCTTATGACCTCGGATTAGAGAACAGGCGGGCGTATGCCGAGGCAGGGAGGCTCGGGTCATACAGGCTCTTCGTAGAGTACGCGGAGACCCCGAAGCTAATATCTAACAACAGCGTAACCGTGCTGGAGGGCGCCGGCTCGACAAACCTTACCCTTCCCGGCGCGTTCACTCGGGGCACCAACACGAGCCTCGCCCAGATGCCCGACCTCGCGGACCACAGGAGAAGCGTAAGGCTAAGGCTCGAGAGGAAGTCAGGGAAGGCTGGATTCTACAGGGCTTCCGGCGATACCGAGATGGAGCTTTCGGTCGAGCGGGAGCGGAAGGAAGGAATAAAATACATAGGCGGCACATCCGGGTACTCCGGCGGGCAGACCCGCTCCGTGGGCCTGCCCGAGCCGGTGGACTATACGACTGACGTCCTACGGCTCAAGGCCGCCCACACGAAAGAGGCCTTCCAGGCCGAGTTCCAGTACGCGCTTTCGGATTTCTCGAACGGCAGGAAATCCATAACCTTCGCAAACCCGTTTAACGTCGACGCGGGCGGCGCGGTGCTTTACGACTACTGCGACGAGTGCAGGATCTCGCTCCCGCCGGATAACCGCCACCACAGACTGAGCCTCTCCGGCGGCTTAAGCCTCCCGTACCATTCGCGCCTCTCCGCGACATTCGAGTACGGGATAATGAAGCAGGATGACGACCTGCTGCCTTATTCCCATAATTCCGGTAGTACCGTTACGGCAGCCGTCCCGAGGGGCAGGGCCGACGCGGAGATAGACGTTACGCACCTTGCGCTCAACCTCTCGTCAAGGCCTCTTTCCGGTCTCGGCCTCAAGGCCGGGTACAGGCTCTACAAGACCGAGAACAAGCTCTCCCGCACGCTTTTCCGCTACGTAAAGAACGACACGGCCCAGCCGCAGGCCGCGCTGACCGAGGCGCACGCGCTCTATAGCCTTCCCTACGACTACTCCCAGAACCAGGTGAAGCTCGACGGCTCCTATGCGGTCTTCCCGGCGACTACGGTGAGACTCGGTTATACCCGAGACATAATCGACCGGGACCTGAGGGAGGTGGAGAGGACCTCCGAGAACTCGTATAGGGCGGCGGTCACGTCGACATACATGCCGAACGTGTCCGTGGGGCTTGATTACCTGCAGGCGGAAAGAAGGGGTACCGACTATGACGAGTCGCTCCTTTACGACCAGTACCACACGCAGGAATACATGGACGACGTGGTCGCAACCCTCGGGGCGGCGGCGCAGTTCGACAACCACCCGCTCATGAGAAAGTTCGACGTTGCGAACAGGGACAGGCTCCGCTACGGCGCGAACGCGACGCTTACGCCGACATATAATTCATCCCTCTCTCTTTTCGTGAACTACGGAAAAGACGATTACAGGGACTCGGCCCTGGGCCTTCAGCAGAGCAAAACCAGCTCAGTGAGCCTCGACGGCGCGATAACGCCTGTCAAGAACGCGTCGATATACGCCTTTTACACCTGGGAGGACCTGAAATCCAGGCAGGAGGGTTGGGCCTATAACGGAGGGGCTTCGAAGCTCACCCATACAGCCGACGCGGACAGGAAATGGACGGCCTTCCATGACGACGATATCGAGACCTGGGGTCTGGGCGCGAAGCTGACCGCTCTAGAAAAGAAGGCAGACTTTGACGTCGACTATTCTTTTTCGAGGAGCAGCGGGAGCATCCGCCACACGGCAGGAAGCGACATATCTTCGGCGGTCATCCCGACCGCTCTCCCGGAGCTTAGGACGAGGCTTAAGACCCTGAGCGTGACGGGCAAGTACAGGCTCCGCGCGAACCTGAGCGTGGGAGCCGGGTACAGGTATGAGGACTATAAGTCCGACGACTGGGCAGTGGACAACTACGAGCCGTCATCGACCGCCGTATCGAACGTGCTTACGCTCGTGGGCCCTGTGGCAGACTACGAGGCCCATACAGGGATGGTCTTCCTTACCTATTCGCTGTAG
- the nth gene encoding endonuclease III encodes MDPKDKARKVLDILEKEFPDARTALEFKNPLELLIATILSAQATDKLVNKVSGPLFKKYRTASDYAEASLEELEKDISSINFYRNKAKNIKACCAKLEGEFGGKVPDTLESLVALPGVGRKTANIVLGNAYGKNALAVDTHVKRVAGRLGLTSSDDPDRIEADLTSIIPPERWTKTTHLFILHGRKTCKAANPDCPNCPIQAYSVYFREVFSKGKKGKSGGK; translated from the coding sequence GTGGACCCCAAAGATAAGGCCCGGAAGGTCCTGGACATACTCGAAAAGGAGTTTCCGGACGCCCGCACCGCCCTCGAATTCAAGAACCCGCTGGAACTCCTGATAGCGACGATCCTCTCCGCGCAGGCGACCGACAAGCTCGTAAACAAGGTGTCCGGCCCGCTCTTTAAAAAGTACAGGACCGCCTCCGACTACGCGGAGGCAAGCCTTGAAGAGCTTGAAAAGGACATAAGCTCGATAAACTTCTACCGGAACAAGGCCAAAAACATAAAGGCCTGCTGCGCGAAGCTCGAAGGGGAGTTCGGCGGCAAGGTGCCGGATACTCTCGAGTCCCTCGTGGCTCTACCGGGCGTCGGAAGGAAGACCGCCAATATAGTCCTGGGAAATGCCTACGGCAAAAACGCCCTGGCGGTCGATACGCATGTGAAGAGGGTAGCCGGTAGGCTCGGCCTCACTTCATCGGACGACCCGGATAGGATTGAGGCGGACCTTACCTCCATAATCCCTCCTGAAAGATGGACGAAAACCACCCACCTCTTTATCCTCCACGGCAGAAAAACCTGCAAGGCCGCGAACCCGGATTGCCCCAACTGCCCCATACAGGCCTACAGCGTCTATTTCAGGGAAGTATTCTCGAAAGGGAAGAAGGGTAAGAGCGGAGGAAAGTAA
- a CDS encoding conjugal transfer protein TraF, with the protein MNIGPVDNFDLNDFTNPGNYSCGGCDGTVDNLVLTPAQEAELDTFLQGLGWDATQRSNFIEIADQGLSLAPPGEVPDDIVEQIKTLASVADTAAGSGGNTIDENESALLVRGIGVAEVPLTYGRKINDDFSVGGNVKFMKARVYNARVEVFDKDVSDVLDEAKEDYTESNAFGVDLGALYRFGDKLRFGVVARNVNSPKFDMKPISGDPADSIKEKAQVRAGVAYKPFDFLTLAADIDVTENETAAANGLKSRNLGGGVEASIFNFLKLRAGIYKNLSMDDIGPVYTAGLGLNLWLFNIDLGGAVSSGTTTVDGDEIPKEARAELAISALF; encoded by the coding sequence TTGAACATCGGGCCGGTCGATAACTTCGACCTCAATGATTTCACGAACCCCGGCAACTACAGCTGCGGAGGTTGCGATGGCACTGTCGATAACCTTGTGCTTACGCCCGCGCAGGAAGCTGAGTTAGACACATTTCTGCAGGGCCTGGGCTGGGACGCAACCCAAAGGAGCAATTTCATAGAAATAGCCGACCAGGGCCTGAGCCTGGCCCCTCCCGGTGAAGTGCCCGACGATATCGTCGAGCAGATAAAGACGCTTGCCTCTGTCGCAGATACGGCCGCCGGAAGCGGAGGGAATACCATAGACGAGAACGAGTCTGCGCTCCTGGTGAGGGGCATAGGCGTCGCGGAGGTCCCGCTTACATACGGCAGGAAGATAAATGACGACTTCTCGGTCGGCGGCAATGTCAAGTTCATGAAGGCTCGTGTGTATAACGCGAGGGTAGAGGTGTTCGACAAGGACGTTTCTGACGTGCTCGACGAGGCTAAAGAGGATTACACCGAGAGCAACGCATTCGGGGTCGATCTCGGCGCTCTCTACCGCTTCGGTGACAAGTTGAGGTTCGGGGTCGTGGCAAGGAACGTGAACTCGCCCAAATTCGATATGAAGCCGATTTCCGGAGACCCTGCCGACAGCATAAAGGAGAAGGCGCAGGTCAGGGCCGGTGTCGCCTATAAGCCTTTCGACTTTCTTACCCTCGCGGCCGACATAGACGTCACGGAGAACGAGACGGCTGCCGCGAACGGCCTCAAATCGAGGAACCTGGGAGGAGGTGTTGAGGCGAGTATATTCAATTTCCTCAAGCTCCGGGCAGGCATCTACAAAAACCTGTCCATGGACGACATCGGCCCTGTATACACGGCCGGACTGGGTCTCAATCTTTGGCTCTTCAACATCGACCTCGGCGGCGCAGTGTCGTCAGGGACAACGACTGTGGACGGGGACGAGATACCGAAGGAGGCGAGGGCAGAGCTTGCCATCTCGGCCCTCTTCTGA
- a CDS encoding DmsE family decaheme c-type cytochrome, with product MIRGFLFLPLGLAVFLFLAQAALAASGPDWGLLNPAQKDAAFVGDRSVCANCHPQYVESYSETRHGRVFPHRGGNDCESCHGPAGKHVEVPSREHIFSFKDRSIRPEKKNGVCLSCHEKGIRMHWKGSSHDNANLTCNSCHYVMEKRSPKSLFVNEDSKKACFQCHKERRAQLQRSSHMPLREGLMDCAACHNPHGGPGPSLLKTASVNETCYQCHAEKRGPLLWEHPPVRENCANCHDPHGSNHEALLKTRAPFLCQSCHSVQFHPSNIYDGSKIVGGSGSVAQQLVGKACLNCHTQVHGSNHPSGPRFQR from the coding sequence ATGATAAGAGGTTTCCTGTTCCTGCCTCTCGGCCTGGCGGTATTCCTTTTCCTGGCCCAGGCTGCCTTGGCCGCCTCCGGGCCGGACTGGGGGCTGCTAAATCCAGCGCAGAAGGACGCGGCATTCGTAGGCGACAGGTCCGTTTGCGCCAACTGCCATCCGCAATACGTGGAAAGCTACTCGGAGACCAGGCACGGCAGGGTCTTCCCGCACAGGGGCGGCAATGACTGCGAGTCCTGCCACGGCCCCGCGGGCAAGCATGTAGAAGTGCCTTCAAGGGAGCACATCTTCTCGTTCAAGGACCGCTCCATAAGGCCTGAGAAGAAGAACGGGGTATGCCTGAGCTGCCATGAGAAAGGCATAAGGATGCACTGGAAGGGGAGCTCGCACGACAACGCGAACCTTACCTGCAACTCGTGCCATTACGTTATGGAGAAAAGGAGCCCCAAGAGCCTTTTCGTGAACGAGGACTCGAAAAAGGCCTGTTTCCAGTGCCACAAGGAAAGGAGGGCCCAGCTCCAGAGGTCTTCTCACATGCCTTTGCGTGAGGGCCTCATGGACTGCGCGGCCTGCCATAACCCGCACGGCGGCCCTGGACCGAGCCTGCTTAAGACCGCATCGGTAAACGAGACATGCTACCAGTGCCATGCAGAGAAGCGCGGCCCGCTCCTCTGGGAGCACCCGCCCGTAAGGGAGAACTGCGCGAACTGCCACGACCCGCACGGCTCCAACCACGAAGCGCTCCTTAAGACGAGGGCGCCGTTCCTCTGCCAGTCCTGCCACTCGGTCCAGTTCCATCCGAGTAACATCTATGATGGCAGCAAGATAGTCGGAGGAAGCGGAAGTGTTGCCCAGCAGCTCGTCGGGAAGGCCTGCCTGAACTGCCATACCCAGGTGCACGGCTCCAATCACCCTTCGGGGCCGAGGTTCCAGAGATAG
- the hypE gene encoding hydrogenase expression/formation protein HypE: protein MTKDIKTILLAHGSGGSHSRRLVEDLFAKAFTNPFLAPLNDQAVFAPPAGRLAFTTDSYVVKPIFFPGGDIGKLAVCGTINDLAVGGAEPLYLSASFIIEEGLPMDELERVVDSMAKTALDAGVMIVTGDTKVVERGKGDKLFINTAGIGRIDGSLDLAPTNIRAGDAVIVSGTMGDHGIAILTHREGIRMETPVESDCAALHTLAKAVLDAEPSGVRAMRDPTRGGLATVLNEFASSSGLSISVREDDIPIKEAVRGACEILGFDPLYLANEGKLVAVVSRESADSVLKAMRSHPNGRDAAIIGTVEEEPKARVLIETSIGNKRILDMLSGEQLPRIC from the coding sequence ATGACGAAGGACATAAAGACCATACTCCTTGCCCACGGTAGCGGTGGAAGCCACTCAAGGAGGCTAGTCGAGGACCTCTTCGCAAAGGCCTTCACCAACCCCTTCCTTGCGCCCCTTAACGACCAGGCCGTTTTCGCGCCCCCTGCCGGAAGGCTCGCCTTTACGACAGACTCATATGTCGTCAAACCCATATTCTTCCCTGGCGGGGATATCGGGAAGCTCGCCGTATGCGGCACCATAAACGACCTCGCCGTGGGCGGCGCGGAGCCGCTATACCTAAGCGCCTCGTTCATAATAGAGGAAGGGCTTCCCATGGACGAGCTCGAAAGGGTCGTTGACTCGATGGCGAAGACCGCCCTGGATGCCGGAGTCATGATAGTCACCGGCGACACCAAGGTGGTCGAGCGCGGGAAAGGAGACAAGCTCTTCATTAATACCGCTGGCATAGGAAGGATCGACGGCTCCCTTGACCTCGCGCCCACGAACATAAGGGCCGGGGACGCGGTTATAGTATCGGGCACAATGGGCGACCACGGCATCGCGATACTCACCCATAGGGAAGGCATACGGATGGAGACGCCCGTAGAGAGCGACTGCGCCGCGCTCCACACCCTCGCGAAAGCCGTTCTCGACGCCGAGCCTTCGGGCGTAAGGGCCATGCGCGACCCCACGAGAGGGGGGCTCGCGACCGTGCTTAACGAGTTCGCGTCGTCATCCGGGCTCTCGATATCGGTGAGGGAAGACGACATCCCCATAAAGGAAGCGGTACGCGGGGCCTGCGAGATACTGGGCTTTGACCCGCTCTATCTTGCCAATGAAGGCAAGCTCGTGGCTGTGGTCTCCAGGGAATCCGCTGACTCGGTTCTCAAGGCCATGCGCTCCCATCCGAACGGCAGGGACGCCGCCATTATTGGCACAGTCGAGGAAGAGCCGAAAGCCAGGGTTCTTATCGAGACCTCGATAGGGAATAAACGGATACTCGATATGCTCTCAGGCGAGCAGCTGCCGCGCATCTGCTGA
- a CDS encoding alcohol dehydrogenase catalytic domain-containing protein yields the protein MNAIVFDSGKLRFEVAHPAPEPGPGEALIRVTLAGICRTDLEIAKGYMGFSGVLGHEFVGVIEECADERLKGKRVTGEINIPCGRCAYCRRRMGNHCPERKVLGILRKDGAFAGYLTLPFRNLHPLPDSISDEEAVFIEPLASAYEILEQVRVDEDTRVCVLGDGRLGLLVAQVMSQTGCALLAIGRHEEKLSILKARGIPTRTSTEGLTKELDLVIDCTGSADGIRTAIDLVRPAGTVVLKTTVAGKCEIDLSRIVVDEIALIGSRCGPFQPAIQALEEKRVDVKPLVSKVFPVEEGIEAMGYASEKGVLKVLLKMGQATPAIT from the coding sequence ATGAACGCAATCGTTTTTGATAGCGGAAAGCTCCGTTTCGAGGTGGCGCACCCGGCGCCCGAGCCCGGGCCCGGAGAGGCGCTCATAAGGGTTACGCTCGCCGGCATATGCCGGACGGACCTTGAGATAGCCAAAGGCTACATGGGCTTTAGCGGCGTCCTCGGCCACGAGTTCGTCGGCGTCATAGAGGAATGCGCGGACGAGAGGCTAAAGGGGAAGCGCGTAACCGGGGAGATAAACATCCCCTGCGGGAGGTGCGCGTACTGCAGGCGGAGGATGGGAAACCACTGCCCGGAGAGGAAGGTGCTGGGCATACTCCGAAAGGACGGCGCGTTCGCCGGATATCTTACGCTCCCGTTCAGGAACCTTCATCCGCTGCCTGATTCCATCTCGGATGAGGAGGCGGTCTTTATCGAGCCGCTCGCTTCGGCTTACGAGATACTCGAGCAGGTGAGGGTGGACGAGGACACGAGGGTCTGCGTTCTGGGCGACGGCAGGCTGGGCTTGCTCGTTGCGCAGGTCATGTCTCAAACAGGCTGCGCTCTTTTGGCAATTGGCAGGCACGAGGAGAAGCTCTCGATACTCAAGGCGAGGGGTATACCCACGAGGACAAGTACCGAAGGGCTTACGAAGGAGCTTGACCTCGTGATAGATTGCACCGGAAGCGCGGATGGCATAAGAACGGCCATCGACCTGGTGCGGCCCGCAGGCACGGTAGTCTTGAAGACGACGGTAGCCGGAAAGTGCGAGATAGACTTGAGCCGTATCGTGGTTGATGAGATAGCCCTCATTGGCTCAAGGTGCGGCCCGTTCCAGCCCGCAATACAGGCGCTCGAGGAAAAGAGGGTTGATGTGAAGCCGCTCGTCTCGAAGGTGTTCCCTGTTGAAGAAGGGATTGAGGCGATGGGATATGCGTCGGAAAAGGGAGTCCTTAAGGTGCTCTTGAAGATGGGGCAGGCCACGCCAGCTATAACCTGA
- a CDS encoding ABC transporter ATP-binding protein/permease, whose protein sequence is MHIPHEVNANWIPQARRALGFIFPHRWALAFIMSLTLVMAAFGALEPLVMKYIFDKLGTGALSPLLYGVAMLIGLNLAREGVGGLSNWLAWKVRLRVNHGILDATVARLHALPVAYHREETVGGIMTKLDRGVNGFVGAVSDIAFNVLPGIVYLLISLAVMFRLDHKLSFIVLFFAPLPAIIGMWAANEQTQRERMLMERWTRIFSRFNEVLTGIFTVKSFAMEDAEKRRFMTGVEKANRMVLRGVGIDTGVGAAKNIIGVLARVSALLAGGYLVIKGEITAGTLVAFLGYATGLFTPVQGLTGAYQTMRKATVSLGIIFSILDAHDHMSDAPHAVPVRTLRGDVLFDGISFGYDGNRPILTDISMHLRPGECVALVGPSGAGKSTIAALLQRLYDPSSGAIFIDGADLRDLKQRSLRSKIGVVSQDALLFNDTVMNNIAYGKPGASVEEVIEAAKSANAHDFVMRLPKGYDTPIGERGGLLSAGERQRISIARAIIKDPPVLILDEATSALDAESEMAVQQALDILMRGRTTLVIAHRLSTVVGADRIMVLKDGNIIETGSHHELLKIGGYYASLVECQSRGLAVSAA, encoded by the coding sequence ATGCATATCCCCCATGAAGTGAACGCCAACTGGATTCCGCAGGCACGCCGCGCCCTCGGCTTCATCTTCCCGCACAGGTGGGCGCTCGCCTTCATCATGTCCCTTACGCTCGTGATGGCGGCCTTCGGGGCGCTCGAACCCCTTGTCATGAAATACATCTTCGACAAGCTCGGGACAGGGGCGCTCTCGCCTCTCCTTTACGGCGTTGCAATGCTAATAGGCCTGAACCTCGCGCGCGAGGGCGTGGGCGGGCTCTCAAACTGGCTCGCCTGGAAGGTGCGCCTCAGGGTCAACCACGGCATACTCGACGCGACGGTAGCGCGCCTGCACGCGCTCCCCGTGGCCTACCACAGGGAGGAGACTGTCGGGGGCATCATGACCAAGCTCGACAGGGGCGTAAACGGCTTCGTGGGCGCGGTCTCCGATATCGCCTTCAACGTCCTCCCCGGTATCGTCTACCTCCTGATCTCGCTCGCGGTGATGTTCAGGCTCGACCACAAGCTCTCGTTCATCGTCCTCTTCTTCGCGCCGCTCCCGGCAATCATAGGAATGTGGGCGGCGAACGAGCAGACGCAGAGGGAGCGGATGCTGATGGAGCGGTGGACGAGGATATTCTCGCGCTTTAACGAGGTCCTCACTGGCATATTCACTGTCAAAAGCTTCGCCATGGAAGACGCAGAGAAGCGCCGTTTCATGACCGGGGTCGAAAAGGCCAACAGGATGGTGCTCCGGGGAGTCGGCATCGACACCGGGGTCGGCGCGGCCAAGAACATAATCGGCGTGCTCGCCAGGGTCTCGGCCCTCCTGGCCGGAGGCTATCTCGTCATAAAGGGCGAGATAACCGCAGGAACACTCGTCGCCTTCCTCGGCTACGCAACCGGCCTCTTCACGCCGGTCCAGGGGCTTACGGGCGCGTACCAGACCATGCGGAAGGCCACGGTCTCGCTCGGGATAATATTCTCCATTCTCGACGCCCACGACCACATGTCGGATGCGCCCCATGCGGTGCCTGTAAGGACTTTACGCGGGGACGTCCTCTTCGACGGCATCTCCTTCGGCTACGACGGCAATAGGCCGATACTGACCGATATAAGCATGCATCTCAGGCCCGGCGAGTGCGTGGCCCTGGTCGGCCCGAGCGGCGCGGGCAAATCCACGATCGCCGCGCTCCTGCAGAGGCTTTACGACCCGAGCTCAGGGGCCATATTCATAGACGGGGCTGACTTGAGGGATTTGAAGCAGCGCTCGCTCAGGTCCAAGATAGGGGTAGTCTCCCAGGACGCCCTCCTCTTTAACGACACTGTGATGAACAACATCGCCTACGGAAAGCCCGGCGCATCGGTCGAGGAGGTCATCGAGGCCGCCAAGTCGGCCAACGCTCACGATTTCGTCATGCGCCTTCCAAAGGGCTATGATACGCCCATCGGGGAGCGCGGGGGCCTCCTCTCGGCAGGCGAGCGGCAGAGGATAAGCATCGCCAGGGCGATCATAAAAGACCCGCCGGTCCTTATACTCGACGAGGCCACCTCGGCCCTGGACGCCGAATCCGAGATGGCGGTCCAGCAGGCGCTCGATATCCTCATGCGGGGACGGACGACCCTCGTTATAGCGCACAGGCTTTCGACGGTAGTCGGCGCCGACAGGATTATGGTCTTGAAGGACGGGAACATCATCGAGACCGGAAGCCACCATGAGCTATTAAAGATAGGCGGCTATTACGCGAGCCTCGTCGAATGCCAGTCCAGGGGCCTCGCCGTTAGCGCGGCCTGA